The following coding sequences are from one Corticium candelabrum chromosome 20, ooCorCand1.1, whole genome shotgun sequence window:
- the LOC134195781 gene encoding receptor-binding cancer antigen expressed on SiSo cells-like codes for MGLLSCVGRFLSTVLFWLSSPLRWLRIIKKKKVDNDLLQFTRTADGGKADKGGDDDGEWQEWGAGDSFTVDIDPASKPRLPANMHQHVAETVSQMNASNEGEVEEINLFEDMQPTFRRAKKITVRTSTSDATDEDSGKLSSRLAMESLPQTSSSELGTWNENVSTWEDETGIDENELTWTAKNSMREKREADRIRRQAEIERKRHERESQRQHRMLGTKLDS; via the exons ATGGGACTGTTAAGTTGTGTCGGTCGCTTTCTGAGTACTGTATTGTTCTGGTTGTCATCTCCTCTACGATGGCTGAGAATCATAAAGAAAAAGAAAGTTGATAATGACTTGCTACAATTTACAAGAACAGCAGATGGAGGCAAAGCAGACAAG ggtggtgatgatgatggagAGTGGCAAGAATGGGGGGCTGGAGATTCTTTTACTGTTGATATTGATCCTGCATCGAAACCAAGACTTCCTGCTAATATGCATCAACATGTTGCCGAGACTGTTAGTCAGATGAATGCAAGTAACGAAGGGGAAGTTGAAGAGATTAATCTATTCGAAGACATGCAGCCAACATTTAGACGTGCGAAGAAA ATCACTGTACGAACATCAACTAGTGATGCCACAGATGAGGATTCCGGTAAATTGTCTAGCCGATTAGCAATGGAATCACTCCCACAAACTTCA TCTTCTGAACTTGGAACTTGGAATGAAAACGTGTCCACATGGGAAGATGAGACTGGGATTGATGAGAATGAATTGACATGGACAGCAAAGAATTCCATGAGAGAAAAGCGGGAGGCTGACCGCATAAGAAGGCAAGCCGAGATTGAGAGAAAGAGACACGAGAGAGAAAGTCAGAGACAACATCGAATGCTGGGGACAAAACTAGATTCATAG
- the LOC134195780 gene encoding SH3 domain-binding protein 5-like: protein MSEGKILSEATALAAEPDEIPLSGSEESILNGDEELDPRIADSLERLNAASDRINGLERELSLVRADFHKTHAESIKELTALKNSLKKPLERVRPYYEAKREAYRAKIANQRATKRYEKATSMHKGSIEMVAVAERDFVPSRGANDPMDTTWVELLNHANEKFVETEKEKNLAEYEHLQSTEVCERLTEKVVLLEKKHKSAIKKSSPFFKEQVKYYELLEKQKQQFHELQKKLLAMKADYSDAMATLERISEEIHQKRQLNRQLRERKLQRDITVSVGDCEDLDDVDGMVRDLAVGLDVDLMGSLDSLQSEISTLEVFNGEEGVSSSNDVSSSEQSSKGMNAEIDALGVELQSTGNSMDNVAEHNEAEMRASTNELEVERLELSREEEQLEKQEKRHQQEETVRQLETDNRHEELDKKQNKTVSEIVEGESLDVGKEIAQNEHRIANPEMDSQENDLSARQEREETKNTEENRGMERQDEKEAERDKQTERQAGNVNENFERVEQEQATEQTEMKSMSREQTEEYENEDTTRDTGT, encoded by the exons ATGTCGGAAGGAAAGATACTCAGTGAGGCAACAGCGCTAGCAGCAGAGCCTGATGAGATCCCATTGAGTGGAAGCGAGGAGAGCATTCTGAACGGCGACGAAGAACTCGACCCAAGAATTGCG GATAGTTTAGAGCGACTAAACGCCGCGTCAGACAGAATCAACGGTCTTGAAAGAGAATTGAGC TTGGTTCGTGCTGACTTCCATAAGACTCATGCCGAGTCCATAAAAGAACTAACAGCTCTGAAAAATAGTCTCAAGAAGCCTCTAGAGCGCGTTAGGCCATACTATGAGGCAAAACGTGAAGCGTATAGAGCGAAAATAGCCAATCAGAGGGCGACGAAACGTTATGAGAAGGCTACGAGTATGCACAAGGGCTCGATTGAAATGGTCGCGGTGGCCGAGAGAGACTTTGTTCCTTCACGAGGAGCGAATGACCCGATGGACACAACTTGGGTGGAGTTGTTGAACCATGCTAATGAGAAA TTTGTGGAAACTGAGAAGGAGAAGAATTTGGCCGAATACGAGCATTTGCAGTCAACAGAAGTATGTGAGAGATTAACGGAAAAAGTAGTATTGCTTGAAAAGAAGCATAAATCGGCGATTAAAAAATCGAG CCCTTTCTTCAAGGAACAAGTAAAGTATTATGAGTTACTGGAG AAGCAGAAGCAACAGTTTCATGAGTTGCAAAAGAAGTTGTTGGCTATGAAGGCTGATTATAGTGATGCTATGGCCACATTAGAGAGGATTAGTGAAGAGATTCATCAGAAGCGGCAGTTGAATAGACAGTTACGAGAGAGGAAATTACAGAGAGACATTACTGTTAGTGTGGGAGATTGTGAAGATTTGGATGATGTTGATGGGATGGTTAGGGACTTGGCAGTTG GTTTGGATGTTGATCTTATGGGGAGTTTAGACAGCCTTCAGAGTGAAATTTCTACATTAGAAGTGTTTAATGGGGAAGAGGGTGTTAGTAGTTCGAATGATGTTTCATCTAGTGAACAGAGCTCAAAAGGAATGAATGCAGAAATCGATGCATTAGGTGTAGAATTGCAATCAACAGGTAATAGCATGGATAATGTTGCCGAACACAATGAGGCAGAAATGAGAGCTTCCACAAATGAGCTGGAGGTAGAACGGTTAGAATTAAGCAGAGAGGAAGAGCAGCTTGAAAAACAAGAGAAACGACATCAACAAGAGGAGACAGTAAGACAACtggagacagacaacaggcaTGAGGAACTTGATAAGAAGCAAAATAAGACAGTCTCAGAAATAGTAGAAGGGGAATCACTAGATGTAGGAAAAGAGATTGCACAAAATGAGCACAGAATAGCTAACCCAGAGATGGACAGTCAAGAGAATGACCTATCAGCTAGACAAGAGCGTGAAGAGACAAAAAACACGGAAGAAAACCGAGGAATGGAAAGACAAGATGAGAAAGAAGctgagagagacaaacaaactgaaagacaAGCAGGAAATGTGAACGAAAATTTTGAAAGAGTTGAGCAAGAACAGGCAACAGAGCAGACAGAGATGAAGAGTATGAGCAGAGAACAGACAGAAGAGTATGAAAATGAGGATACAACAAGAGACACTGGCACATGA
- the LOC134195852 gene encoding serine/threonine-protein phosphatase 6 regulatory ankyrin repeat subunit C-like, translating to MAFSARPLHEAAYRKNRQQISKLVEQGHNPNECDTTGRTPLYYLIGYRSRRNDHTGIGPQPQPRPDLSHLQLDEAAQEERMRCIQVLLSSGADGNVQDARGWSLIHQGAWDGDLEAVKYLATRGVPLDRRNSSNQTPLDLAVIKHNKEIIKFLDNVSNLQTRCRQAIQTAMGSRRYKQINDLPLPKRLKLFVNFDNPYEGWTAKYIPNSPWNDTELTTKVPAHKIHRFLATHATKQHLIKFKVAKRPQNGWESERDELVTAFKDMFISKSFRDVEYEEQPWKFRDYKKKINYESTVAIDDVTQTDESD from the exons ATGGCATTTAGTGCGAGACCTCTTCATGAAGCTGCGTATCGAaagaacagacaacagatcAGCAAACTTGTAGAGCAAGGTCATAATCCAAACGAGTGTGATACAACAGGACGAACTCCTCTCTATTATTTGATTGGATACCGATCGCGAAGAAACGATCACACTGGAATTGGCCCTCAACCGCAACCACGTCCAGATCTTTCACATCTACAGCTTGATG AGGCTGCTCAGGAAGAGAGAATGAGATGTATTCAAGTTTTATTGTCGTCTGGAGCTGATGGAAATGTGCAAGATGCACGAGGATGGAGTTTAATACATCAAGGAGCTTGGGATGGAGACCTTGAGGCGGTAAAGTATTTAG CAACACGTGGAGTTCCTTTGGACCGACGAAATTCAAGCAATCAAACTCCTTTGGATTTAGCTGTTATAAAACATAACAAGGAAATTATCAAATTCCTTGACAATGTATCAAATCTTCAAACTCGTTGCAGACAGGCCATACAAACTGCAATGGGCAGTAGACGATATAAACAGATTAATGACCTTCCACTGCCCAAACGTCTGAAGCTATTTGTGAACTTCGATAATCCATATGAAGGCTGGACAGCAAAATACATACCAAACTCACCATGGAATGACACAGAATTAACAACAAAAGTTCCTGCTCACAAGATACATCGTTTCCTAGCAACACATGCCACTAagcaacatttaattaaatttaaagtaGCAAAAAGGCCACAGAATGGCTGGGAAAGTGAGCGAGATGAACTTGTGACAGCATTTAAGGATATGTTCATTAGCAAATCATTCCGTGATGTTGAATATGAAGAACAGCCCTGGAAATTCAGAGATTACAAAAAGAAAATAAACTATGAGTCAACAGTCGCTAtagatgacgtcacacaaACTGATGAGAGTGACTAA
- the LOC134195851 gene encoding X-ray repair cross-complementing protein 5-like, which translates to MGIADLDFVRYLNSQIIPGNTEADFVDALVVAMDHLHTSTQGKKLKPKLLMFTDCGSPANCNPTQLKRIVSGLQQLDADFKVIGPSISLDDDDDDASDTENGYGGGTAASSACVDKQKTRTQIEGESLLKKIIQSVKGDALSFHDALGALSHLSRRQVRQTSTFRGPLEIGSSLKINVWAYIRVKSEKPISFKKLSAVSQASANPATMAVKMDRTHHLNDEDESEVMKEQVISGYWYGKDLVPFLSVDQQQMKFKSPKCLKVLGFTKLFNVPHHIYIGDSTVVFVPAPGDEQAAVALSALIHALEETGMGAIVKYAFRNNVEPKIGVLTAHIKLHYECLIFTQLPFAEDVRQYTFASLDTKKHEPSEEQKTAIDDLITSMDLTHGVRDDDGDFVEAFEPKKTFNPVLQRMFQCIRTRALNPDDALPDLDPLLAEYVQPPRELLTICEQQLEKIKELFPLEKVEKKTRKEDTTAAAVWKDTPSLDLDAPDAPPAKAMKIGDESELSMAVLSKAQVKEVGTVDPVGDFKSLISCQDVDMFDEACQQMVRRITQLVFDSFGDQFYSKALECMHALREAAVKLREPDVFNSFLRELKSRMTGRSAPFWQRVKAAGISLITSAEANDSTVSRDEAREFLTGDEKKEEIQPEPEETDDTDDLLAMM; encoded by the exons ATGGGTATAGCTGATCTCGATTTTGTGAGATATCTCAATAGTCAGATAATTCCAG GAAATACTGAAGCAGATT TTGTTGATGCTCTTGTTGTTGCCATGGATCATCTTCATACCTCAACACA GGGAAAGAAACTGAAACCAAAGCTGCTAATGTTTACTGACTGTGGCTCTCCAGCAAACTGCAATCCAACACAACTGAAACGAATTGTCAGTGGACTGCAGCAGTTAGATGCCGATTTCAAAGTgat AGGACCTTCTATTTCtcttgatgatgatgatgatgatgccaGTGATACTGAGAATGGATATGGAGGTGGAACTGCAGCCAGCTCTGCATGTGTAGACAAGCAAAAGACACGAACACAG ATTGAAGGTGAAAGCTTACTGAAGAAGATCATTCAATCAGTTAAAGGAGATGCTCTCTCCTTTCA TGATGCTCTTGGTGCACTTTCTCATTTATCTCGACGTCAAGTACGACAGACATCCACATTTCGTGGTCCATTAGAGATCGGCTCTTCTCTCAAAATCAATGTTTGGGCTTACATTAGA GTGAAGTCAGAGAAGCCGATTTCATTTAAGAAACTGTCAGCTGTCTCTCAGGCATCAGCCAATCCTGCTACAATGGCTGTCAAAATGGATCGCACACATCACCTgaatgatgaagatgaaagtGAAGTGATGAAGGAGCAGGTCATATCAG GCTATTGGTATGGGAAGGATTTGGTGCCTTTTCTCTCTGTAGACCAACAGCAAATGAAGTTTAAGAGTCCAAAGTGTCTCAAAGTTCTTGGATTTACGAAGCTTTTTAAT GTGCCTCATCATATCTATATTGGTGACAGTACGGTCGTCTTCGTTCCTGCTCCTGGAGATGAGCAGGCAGCAGTTGCGTTGTCTGCACTTATTCATGCATTAGAAGAGACAGGAATGGGAGCTATAGTCAAATACGCATTTAGGAACAACGTAGAGCCAAAGATCGGAGTACTGACAGCTCATATCAAGTTACACTACGAG TGTCTTATATTTACTCAATTACCGTTTGCTGAAGACGTTAGGCAATATACATTTGCCTCTCTGGATACCAAGAAACATGAGCCATCCG AGGAGCAGAAGACAGCTATTGATGATCTTATTACGAGTATGGATCTGACACACGGTGTTCG AGACGATGATGGTGACTTTGTGGAGGCGTTTGAGCCAAAGAAGACATTCAATCCTGTCCTTCAGAGAATGTTTCAG TGTATTCGAACACGAGCTCTCAATCCAGATGATGCGTTACCAGATCTCGATCCTCTTCTAGCCGAGTATGTGCAGCCACCACGAGAGTTGCTAACTATTTGTGAGCAGCAGCTGGAAAAAATTAAG GAACTGTTCCCTCTTGAGAAGGTTGAAAAGAAAACAAGGAAGGAAGATACCACAGCGGCTGCAGTTTGGAAGGACACACCATCTCTTGACCTTGATGCTCCAGATGCTCCTCCTGCTAAAGCAATGAAAATTGGAGACGAGAGTGAATTATCAATGGCTGTTTTGTCAAAAGCACAAGTCAAAGAG GTTGGGACTGTTGATCCTGTTGGAGATTTCAAGTCGTTGATATCTTGCCAGGACGTAGATATGTTTGATGAAG CATGTCAGCAGATGGTTAGGAGAATCACACAGTTGGTTTTTGATTCATTCGGCGACCAGTTTTATTCTAAAGCGCTtgaatgtatgcatgcactgaGGGAAGCTGCTGTGAAA CTTAGGGAGCCAGATGTATTCAATAGTTTCTTGAGAGAACTGAAGTCTCGTATGACAGGAAGGTCAGCGCCTTTCTGGCAGAGAGTCAAAGCAG ctGGTATTAGTCTGATTACATCAGCAGAGGCTAACGACAGCACTGTAAGTCGTGACGAAGCAAGAGAG TTCCTAACTGGAGATGAGAAAAAAGAAGAAATTCAACCCGAACCAGAAGAGACAGACGACACTGACGATTTG CTTGCCATGATGTAA
- the LOC134195587 gene encoding protein DVR-1 homolog, which produces MFLFVQLCLFFFPLSSDAASVEMMPIKAPMNESDFHIQLLEVVEREKEKYLHSLGISNIPSFANVTVPAYMDHLWELANSANATRCSENETESKSGACRDAEKARHVAMVVGLSNRDYSDEATDFRERLRFHTPSIVSRSDVSSAELRVFRCGSLAGSGVDHWAVFDVSGAAQEWVKHPKGQFELELHVELTNKTRVTPASVGLKKYSNNSETGTIVVVFQNGVEKEELGSLKIKRSQSEWQNYIEDNLSEVWYRTRNHMMRKDKICQLREFYIDFRLLKWNNIIRPLGYQACVCSGMCPFTLSNNMNASHHARIQNIMHHNYPDVYPPVACVPVDLTHLMVLYHDQNGDVKLRRLPGMIATSCGCQ; this is translated from the exons ATGTTCCTGTTTGTGCAGTTGTGTCTTTTCTTCTTCCCACTCTCATCTGATGCCGCCTCCGTCGAAATGATGCCGATCAAAGCGCCGATGAATGAGTCTGACTTTCACATCCAGTTGCTTGAGGTAGTAGAAAGGGAAAAAGAGAAATACCTTCATAGTCTGGGAATTTCTAACATTCCGTCGTTCGCTAACGTCACCGTTCCTGCGTATATGGACCATCTGTGGGAGTTGGCGAACTCGGCAAACGCGACACGGTGTTCGGAGAATGAGACAGAGAGCAAGAGTGGTGCGTGTAGAGACGCGGAGAAGGCACGGCATGTTGCTATGGTTGTTGGTCTTAGTAATAGAGATTATAGTGATGAAGCTACGGATTTTAGAGAGCGTCTGCGGTTCCATACGCCGTCTATTGTCTCAAGGAGTGATGTGTCCAGCGCTGAATTGCGAGTGTTTAGGTGCGGCTCCTTAGCCGGAAGTG GAGTGGATCATTGGGCTGTGTTTGATGTGAGTGGAGCTGCACAAGAGTGGGTGAAGCACCCAAAAGGACAGTTTGAACTTGAATTACACGTTGAGTTGACTAACAAGACGAGAGTTACACCAGCATCAGTTGGATTGAAGAAATATTCAAACAACTCAGAGACAGGAACTatagttgttgtgtttcagAATGGCGTTGAAAAGGAAGAGTTGGGGTCTTTGAAAATAAAGAGATCGCAATCGGAATGGCAGAATTATATCGAGGACAATCTGTCTGAGGTGTGGTATAGAACAAGGAATCATATGATGAGGAAAGACAAGATATGTCAGTTACGGGAGTTTTACATTGATTTCAGATTACTCAAATGGAATAACATTATTCGTCCTCTTGGTTACCAAGCTTGTGTTTGTTCAGGAATGTGTCCGTTTACGTTGAGTAATAACATGAATGCTTCTCATCATGCAAGGATTCAGAATATTATGCATCACAATTATCCGGATGTTTATCCTCCTGTTGCTTGTGTTCCAGTAGATCTCACTCATCTCATGGTTCTTTATCATGATCAGAATGGTGACGTTAAACTACGTCGACTGCCAGGCATGATTGCTACGAGCTGTGGCTGCCAGTAA
- the LOC134195397 gene encoding bone morphogenetic protein 7-like, translating into MLQTRKETLLELLGLPIVSFSDKLTIPQYMWDLYNLLSQSNETKPATESGAEEDVGKAAQVDMVQSLTSRQELDVSPRLKQVLIFHTPPIASADDVTSAELRLFREVPQTGSKQDIRVVAHASIYNVTWIPGIPAPLRDLVDKVDLYNTGGKHWVVFDVTHTVRNWVKRSETNCTLELHTEFVNKTKINPTVVGLKRFSNDSLKEALVVVFSNNKEISVGLESRIKRGAKDISNLLGGNELDWGKYELKRKDSLCHWRNFYVDFRLLRWNIIAPQGYRAGYCAGVCPSTLTNNMNASNHARIQSLMHHLHPDKYPPVACVPVQLAPIMVLYRNSEGNIALRRMRDMIAVSCGCQ; encoded by the coding sequence ATGCTGCAAACGCGCAAGGAGACCCTTCTCGAGCTGCTGGGCCTTCCGATCGTTTCGTTTTCCGATAAATTGACGATTCCGCAGTATATGTGGGATCTTTACAACTTGTTGAGTCAGTCTAATGAGACAAAGCCTGCAACGGAGAGTGGCGCTGAAGAAGACGTAGGGAAAGCAGCACAAGTCGACATGGTTCAGAGTCTTACTAGCAGACAAGAGCTGGATGTCTCTCCTCGTCTGAAGCAGGTGTTGATTTTCCACACGCCTCCAATTGCATCAGCAGATGATGTGACGAGTGCGGAACTTCGATTATTTAGAGAAGTGCCTCAAACCGGAAGTAAACAGGATATACGAGTGGTAGCACACGCGAGTATCTACAATGTGACTTGGATCCCGGGGATTCCGGCTCCTTTGCGAGACTTGGTGGATAAGGTTGATCTGTACAATACAGGTGGTAAACATTGGGTTGTGTTTGATGTTACACACACGGTTCGTAATTGGGTGAAACGTTCAGAAACGAATTGCACTCTTGAGTTACACACAGAGTTTGTGAACAAAACGAAAATCAACCCGACAGTTGTTGGGCTGAAACGATTTTCAAACGACTCATTGAAAGAAGCTTTAGTTGTCGTGTTTAgtaacaacaaagaaatatcCGTAGGCTTAGAGTCTCGAATTAAAAGAGGGGCCAAAGATATTAGCAATCTGCTGGGTGGAAACGAGCTTGATTGGGGAAAATACGAactaaagagaaaagacaGTCTGTGTCATTGGCGAAATTTCTACGTCGACTTTCGTCTGTTGAGGTGGAACATTATCGCACCACAAGGTTACCGTGCGGGATATTGTGCTGGTGTGTGTCCGAGTACACTCACTAATAACATGAATGCATCCAATCATGCAAGGATTCAAAGTCTCATGCATCATCTTCATCCAGATAAGTATCCTCCTGTTGCATGCGTTCCGGTACAGCTTGCTCCCATCATGGTGCTCTATCGCAACAGTGAAGGAAACATCGCACTGAGAAGAATGAGAGATATGATTGCTGTTTCATGTGGCTGCCAGTGA
- the LOC134195914 gene encoding cytosolic carboxypeptidase 2-like encodes MYLKLRPHVQEGLSEDDSKGTDDEDKSHSLIGCQSDDHQSLNDERKEQIRKIVYDEIENLVKLRLEDMDMIPFSSEEKCEDIVWGRGCDEGPISISSRGCQLLDGLSDEEQKANEECLEQSSKCKGDHSLAWKQKSKRGTHLKHFNNKKRESQTKMTDNEMGDMRHKSTNEQEVNPLVDGVRGLRSIQHIFYVPKQPEPLSASVSSSGVQSSFSKKNKMWSRGVVVYPVAQQSDGSKSETPLRSEQVASYAPSLKFESLFESGNLEKAIRIGEYSYDLVLHPDVDTHRHTQWYYFQVENAVPGVSYHFTIVNLRKKDSLYNHGLRPLFYSTIDAQENNIGWVRTGHSISYSRNHDNHNDSTASDVLYYQLLWQMEFPHADDITYLAHCYPYTYTDLQTHLISIQTDEKTSQFCKQDVLCRTLGGKDCYILTITDFENDSDDKQGVFLCGRVHPGESNSSWMIHGLIDFLTSQHKKARELRQLFVFQIIPMLNPDGVAIGNYRCSLSARDLNRQYLHPVKKTYPTVYNAKQAINTLKQKRKVLLFCDFHGHSRKHNVFMYGCQEKMAATPLQFLNHRLFPFLMASKAKGIFTFAGCKFHIAKCKESTARVVMWRQLNVMNSFTLEATFAGSTLEKYVPRHFHCGDFMSVGQSFAESVLDYWHCVSQPFVTSQYADLIECLVSSTHRSCTMQTQSCFTLDCCLPTVHALSHSCEPAQHQPLSRQELIDVSKILSDEDIEWILECESSNDSDSCSSSDETDSTKVPVNRQKRKKRAHNKMKKKDRKVEKREEKKERFVHVAKVEAHQCEKEKKERLPELNMRGLPVKQATRAVKCSVTVKPYKFVNPYTNRSNGGIPIFSQERSQERAKKKLERERGRVKQEAELIRASQSKLMLPLNTFFAQHDSYCLSPPHHVTSTKHPNSTHQSTFDSTLMWQTPFGSSIRSCLTVGNSWSPWLLKSHTVGPAAWGDLDAQTSLFKL; translated from the exons ATGTATCTCAAGCTAAGACCTCATGTACAAGAAGGCTTGAGTGAGGATGATTCCAAAGGTACTGACGACGAGGATAAATCTCATTCTCTCATTGGCTGCCAATCTGATGATCATCAATCTCTTAATGATGAAAGAAAAGAACAAATAAGAAAAATTGTATACGACGAAATAGAAAACTTAGTAAAACTGAGATTGGAAGATATGGATATGATTCCGTTCTCTTCAGAAGAGAAATGCGAAGACATTgtgtgggggcgtggttgcGATGAAGGACCCATCAGTATCTCTTCTAGAGGATGTCAGCTGCTAGACGGGCTGTCAGACGAGGAGCAGAAGGCAAACGAAGAGTGTTTAGAACAGTCGTCAAAATGCAAAGGAGACCATTCACTAGCATGGAAACAGAAATCTAAACGTGGGACACATTTGAAAcatttcaacaacaaaaaacgtGAATCTCAAACTAAAATGACGGATAATGAGATGGGAGACATGCGTCATAAATCAACGAATGAGCAAGAAGTTAATCCGCTTGTTGATGGTGTGAGAGGTCTTCGCAGTATTCAACACATATTTTATGTACCCAAACAACCAGAGCCTCTTAGTGCGTCTGTTTCATCTTCGGGTGTTCAGTCTTCGTTTAGCAAAAAGAACAAGATGTGGAGTCGGGGTGTTGTGGTGTACCCTGTTGCTCAGCAATCTGATGGTTCGAAGAGTGAGACTCCATTGAGGTCGGAGCAGGTGGCGTCATATGCACCGTCTCTTAAATTTGAGTCTTTGTTTGAGTCAGGGAACTTGGAAAAAGCAATTAGGAT TGGTGAATATTCGTATGATCTTGTTCTTCATCCTGATGTtgacactcacagacacacacaatg GTATTATTTTCAGGTAGAGAATGCAGTTCCTGGTGTTAGTTATCACTTCACAATAGTAAACTTGAGAAAGAAGGACAGTCTCTATAATCACG GACTTCGACCTTTGTTTTACTCAACTATTGATGCACAAGAAAATAACATTGGTTGGGTCAGAACAGGGCACTCTATAag TTATTCACGAAACCACGATAACCACAACGATTCAACGGCGAGTGATGTCTTGTATTACCAGCTGTTGTGGCAGATGGAATTTCCTCATGCTGACGACATCACATACCTTGCTCACTGTTATCCTTACACTTACACAGATCTGCAGACTCACCTTATCTCCATACAGACGGATGAGAAGACATCACAGTTCTGTAAACAAGATGTCTTGTGTCGGACGTTGGGAGGCAAAGATTGCTACATTCTTACAATTACTGATTTTGAGA ATGACAGCGATGATAAGCAAGGAGTCTTCCTATGTGGCCGTGTGCATCCCGGCGAGTCAAACTCCAGTTGGATGATACACGGACTCATTGACTTTCTTACCTCACAACACAAGAAAGCACGA GAATTACGacagttgtttgtctttcaaatTATTCCCATGCTAAATCCTGATGGAGTTGCTATTGGCAACTACCGCTGCTCGCTATCAGCCAGAGATCTTAACCGACAATACCTACATCCTGTAAAGAAAACATATCCAACGGTTTACAATGCCAAACAAGCGATCAATACTCTCAAACAGAAACGCAAA gtgttgttgttttgtgattTTCATGGTCACAGTCGCAAGCACAATGTGTTTATGTACGGCTGTCAAGAGAAGATGGCAGCTACTCCATTACAGTTTCTCAACCACAGGCTGTTCCCATTTCTGATGGCTAGTAAG gCTAAAGGTATATTCACGTTTGCTGGCTGTAAGTTTCACATTGCAAAGTGTAAAGAGTCAACAGCACGTGTTGTTATGTGGAGGCAGCTGAACGTGATGAATAGCTTTACACTGGAGGCTACATTTGCTGGCTCAACGTTAGAAAA gTATGTTCCACGTCATTTTCATTGCGGTGATTTCATGTCAGTTGGACAGTCATTTGCTGAATCTGTTCTTGACTATTGGCACTGTGTTTCTCAGCCGTT TGTCACCAGCCAGTATGCAGATCTAATTGAATGTTTGGTGTCATCAACACATCGTTCATGTACAATGCAAACTCAAAGCTGCTTTACTCTTGATTGTTGCTTGCCGACTGTACACGCACTGTCTCATTCCTGTGAACCAGCACAACATCAGCCGTTGAGTAGGCAAGAACTGATTGATGTCAGCAAGATATTGAGTGATGAAGACATTGAATGGATACTGGAGTGTGAATCAAG cAATGACAGTGACAGCTGTTCTAGCAGCGACGAGACAGACTCAACTAAAGTG CCAGTTAATAGGCAGAAACGAAAGAAGAGAGCCCATAAtaagatgaagaagaaagatAGGAAGGTGGAaaagagagaagaaaagaaagagaGGTTTGTACATGTGGCAAAAGTGGAAGCGCACCagtgtgagaaagagaagaaagaaaggCTGCCT GAGTTGAATATGAGAGGCCTGCCTgtcaaacaagcaacaagaGCAGTCAAA TGTTCGGTCACCGTGAAGCCATACAAGTTTGTTAATCCATACACCAATAGATCAAATGGTGGTATTCCAATCTTCTCTCAAGAAAGAAGCCAGGAACGAGCAAAGAAG AAACTAGAACGAGAACGAGGAAGAGTCAAACAAGAAGCAGAACTCATTCGAGCATCACAATCGAAGCTAATGCTCCCGTTGAACACTTTCTTTGCTCAGCATGATTCCTACTGTCTATCTCCAccacatcacgtgacctcaaCGAAACATCCAAACTCTACTCATCAATCCACGTTTGATAGTACGTTGATGTGGCAGACACCGTTTGGCAGCAGTATTCGTAGTTGCTTGACTGTTGGTAATTCATGGTCTCCCTGGTTGTTGAAATCTCACACGGTGGGACCTGCTGCTTGGGGAGATTTGGATGCACAAACTTCTCTGTTCAAATTATAA
- the LOC134195676 gene encoding large ribosomal subunit protein P1-like, whose translation MTTSELACVYSALILHDDGLPVTADKIQKLITAANVDVEPFWPGLFAKALENQDVGALISGAGAAAPAAAAPAAGDAAAKEEKKEEEEKPKEEEEEESDDDMGLGLFD comes from the exons ATGACAACGTCAGAACTTGCCTGCGTCTACAGTGCTCTCATTCTTCACGACGATGGATTACCAGTGACT GCTGACAAGATACAGAAACTTATTACAGCAGCCAACGTGGATGTCGAGCCTTTCTGGCCAGGACTATTTGCTAAAGCTTTAGAGAATCAAGATGTCGGTGCTCTCATCAGCGGAGCGGGTGCGGCAgcaccagcagcagcagctccagCAGCAGGAGATGCTGCTGCTAAGGAAgagaaaaaagaagaagaagagaagcctaaggaagaggaggaggaagaatCTGATGATGATATGGGATTAG GTCTCTTTGATTAG